The Gordonia westfalica genome segment GGGAACAGTTCTTCCGGCTCGACCGGGTCGTCCGGGAGAACATCTCCAGGTCCGGGTAGGTCGTAGGGGTATTGGGGGCCGCGCCACCGGAACCCGCCGGCAGCATGGGTGCGGTTCGACATGAACCTCACGCCGCCGCCTTCGCTCTCGCCACCAACTCGAACAGCCGCTCAGCCACCAGGCCTGCACGATCAACGGGGGCCTGGGGGTGGTCGGCGTCGGGCCAGGTGACGAACTCGGTGCGTCCGTTCACCCACGCCCAAAACAGGTGGAGGTCTGGGAGGTGTTGCACCCACATGTCGACACCGTCGATCTGGCGGTGCTCCGCGGCACTCATGACGCATCCCCGAAGTCGAGAGCCATCGTCTGATTACTGAGGCGTTTCGCAATCAGCTCGCAGTAACGCTCCTCAAGCTCGACACCGACCGCCTTACGGTTTTCGTTCGCCGCAGCAATCAACGTGGTGCCCGAACCGGCGAACGGGTCGAACACCGTTTCCGAGGCGTTCGTGAACAGGCGCACCCAGTCCTCCACCATTGGCAGCGGTTTCGCCGTCGGGTGACCGGTGTTCTGCACGACGGGGTACGTCCACACGCCAGCCTTGCCACCCCCGTTCCAGGCCGGTTTGGTGTCGGCGCGGTGTAGAAATGAAATCGCTTCCCAGCCTTGCCCGGGACGGTCGGCACTGATCTGCGGCATCGGGTTGGGCTTCACCCAGACACCGATGCGCAGCGAGCGCAACCCGACCGGCGGACCCTGGTCGAAGGCGAAAGCGTGCGCGTAATCAAGCGACGTGACCACCCAACTCGCCGAGACCCGCCCACACTCGGCGAGTACGGCCCGCAGGTCAGCGTCAGAGATCGCCGCGAACGTGACGGCCTTTATGCCATGACCAGCACCCCTGTTCGTCTTTGCCATTCCGTGTGTGCGTTCGGTGTACGGCGGATCCGTGATCACCACATCGACCGACCGATCTGCCATGTCTGCCATGACCTCTCGGCAGTCGCCGTGGTAGAGGGTGACCAGGTCGTCCTGGTAGTAGATGCTCATGGCTGGGCCTCCTGCGCTGCGAGGAACACCAGCACGTGATCGCGGGTGATCCATGGCGACGATTGCGGCTCCACCTTCAACACCCGACGCCCGTAGAAGTCGGTGAGGACCGCGCTACACCCGGCAGCCGAAACCTGCATCGAGGACATGAAGCCGTGCGTGAATGCCTCGGAAGCGAGGTCGGCTTCCACCTCCACGATGTCGCGTGCCGTCCGAAACGCCTGCATGTCAACGACGCTCACGGGTCACCTCCACCGCGCACGGCTCACACACCGTCACGTTCTTCCCCGCCCGCCCATCCGGGAACACCAGGTATTCGCGGACGTAGCCGATCAATGTGCCTACGGGGTAGTCGGTGCGGCATTTGGGCACCAGCCGGCATAGCGGGCTTCCACTGCACCGCTGCTCACTGGTCGACCCCCTCGTCTTCGATGTCGTAGGAGCGCTGGAGGATTGAAAGCAGCGCGTACTCGACCGACTTCGAGTCCTGCTTGGCTGCGTAGTGCGCTATCTCTGCACGCAGCCAGAGGAGTTGCGCCTCCTTGCGCTGGTAGTACTTGTCGAGCTGGTTCTGGGTGTGTTGTGCGTCGGCGATCTGCTGCTGCACGATCGCGCCATACAGCTCGGACCCGAAGATGGTTTCGGCCCCGCTCACTGGTCGACCTCCTGGGTGGGCATGCAGAACCCGACCACCGTCATCAGCAACAGGACCGCGACGATCACGAACGCCACCAGTTCTTCCGGTCCGAGAGGTGGGAGGATCGCCCACACCCCAACACAAGACACGCATACGCGGGAACCCAGATCGCGGCCTTCACGACGCCGCCCTCTCACCCGGAGCCGGCTGCGGCAGCGAGTTCCGCCACCGCACACACTCTTCGTGGTCGATAAAGTACTTGCCGCCCCCTCACGCAAGGTTCGGAACAGGATTCGCCCCTCGACATACTCGCGGCGAAGGGTCTTCTCGGAGACTCCCAGGATTTGGGCGGCCTCCTTCAGGGTGTACTGAAGGGGCTGAAGGTTTCTGTCGTTCATGACGCCTCCAAGGTTCTGGTGGGGATGGGGTTCGCTTGAGCAGGGTGAGCAGCGCATCGATGTGCTGCCACAGTTGCGGGCGGGTGAGTTCGATGGCGTCGTCCTCACCCGGCGGAAAGATCACGAAGACGGGTTCCCCTGTGGCGGGAATGGTCGTGACGTG includes the following:
- a CDS encoding DNA-methyltransferase, which translates into the protein MSIYYQDDLVTLYHGDCREVMADMADRSVDVVITDPPYTERTHGMAKTNRGAGHGIKAVTFAAISDADLRAVLAECGRVSASWVVTSLDYAHAFAFDQGPPVGLRSLRIGVWVKPNPMPQISADRPGQGWEAISFLHRADTKPAWNGGGKAGVWTYPVVQNTGHPTAKPLPMVEDWVRLFTNASETVFDPFAGSGTTLIAAANENRKAVGVELEERYCELIAKRLSNQTMALDFGDAS